One stretch of Thermococcus sp. 21S9 DNA includes these proteins:
- the rtcA gene encoding RNA 3'-terminal phosphate cyclase codes for MEWVEIDGSYGEGGGQILRTAVALSVITGKPVRIRRIRANRPNPGLRPQHLHGILALKELSNARVKGAKVGSTVLEFVPGKAEPKHIKVPIKTAGSITLVLQALLPAMAFVGGSFEVTGGTDVPWSPPVDYLRHVTLFALEKMGLNVEIELKRRGHYPKGGGLVLGRVERWEERKPLVALEWRRIERFAGISHATNLPTHVAERQAKSAEEKLRSLYSVPVEIEREVSRSLGPGSGIVVWAETDSLRLAGDALGKRGKPAEVVGREAAEELIEQLTPRKAVDRFLGDQLIPFLAFAGGEIGVAEITNHLVTNVWVVERFLGKTFEVEGEIGEPGVVRVVRKAEV; via the coding sequence ATGGAGTGGGTCGAGATAGACGGCTCGTACGGCGAGGGAGGGGGTCAGATACTCAGAACGGCCGTTGCCCTGTCGGTAATCACTGGAAAGCCGGTGAGAATTCGCAGGATAAGGGCCAACAGGCCAAACCCTGGTTTAAGGCCCCAGCACCTGCACGGTATTCTCGCTTTGAAGGAGCTGAGCAACGCGAGGGTTAAAGGAGCAAAAGTCGGCTCTACGGTTCTTGAGTTCGTCCCCGGAAAAGCCGAGCCGAAGCACATCAAAGTCCCGATAAAGACTGCAGGAAGTATAACGCTCGTCCTCCAGGCGTTATTGCCAGCGATGGCCTTCGTGGGGGGAAGCTTCGAGGTAACCGGCGGAACCGACGTGCCCTGGAGCCCGCCTGTGGACTACCTGAGGCATGTTACGCTCTTCGCTCTTGAAAAGATGGGCTTGAATGTTGAGATTGAGCTCAAGAGGAGGGGCCACTACCCGAAGGGCGGTGGGCTCGTCCTCGGAAGGGTCGAGCGGTGGGAGGAGAGAAAACCGCTCGTTGCCCTCGAGTGGCGCAGGATAGAGCGCTTCGCGGGAATAAGCCACGCGACGAATTTACCCACCCACGTCGCGGAGAGACAGGCGAAGTCAGCTGAAGAAAAGCTGAGAAGCCTTTACAGCGTCCCGGTCGAGATTGAGAGGGAAGTCTCGCGCTCCCTTGGACCGGGAAGCGGAATAGTGGTTTGGGCCGAAACGGACTCGCTTAGGTTAGCTGGAGACGCCCTCGGAAAGCGCGGAAAACCGGCCGAAGTAGTCGGCAGGGAAGCCGCCGAAGAGCTGATTGAGCAACTGACGCCGAGGAAGGCCGTTGACAGGTTCCTAGGCGACCAGCTGATACCGTTCCTGGCCTTCGCGGGCGGAGAGATAGGCGTTGCAGAAATCACGAACCACCTCGTCACCAACGTCTGGGTCGTGGAGCGGTTTTTGGGCAAAACCTTCGAGGTCGAGGGAGAAATTGGAGAGCCAGGGGTTGTGAGGGTGGTGAGGAAGGCGGAGGTCTGA
- a CDS encoding metallophosphoesterase — MLIGIMSDTHDNLPAIRKAVEFFNERNVDLVIHAGDYIAPFVARELGKLKAPLRGVFGNNDGERSGLRKALGIEDELIEVEADGMKIAVTHGTNEVLVKALAYSKLYDVVIVGHTHRYEIREVGRTILVNPGEVCGYLTGVKSVALLDTRKRVVEIFNIETGELLGAMSV; from the coding sequence ATGCTGATTGGAATAATGAGCGACACCCACGATAACCTTCCGGCCATAAGGAAGGCAGTCGAGTTCTTCAACGAGAGGAACGTTGACCTCGTAATCCACGCGGGTGACTACATCGCCCCCTTCGTCGCACGGGAGCTCGGAAAGCTCAAGGCCCCGCTGAGGGGCGTCTTCGGCAACAACGACGGCGAGAGGAGTGGATTGAGGAAGGCGTTAGGGATAGAGGACGAGCTCATCGAGGTCGAGGCGGATGGAATGAAGATAGCGGTGACGCACGGGACGAACGAGGTTCTCGTTAAGGCTTTGGCCTACAGCAAGCTCTACGACGTGGTTATAGTCGGCCACACCCACCGCTACGAGATTAGGGAAGTGGGCAGGACGATACTCGTCAACCCCGGCGAGGTCTGCGGTTATTTAACCGGCGTCAAGAGCGTTGCTTTACTCGACACGAGGAAAAGGGTTGTGGAGATTTTCAACATCGAGACCGGCGAGCTTCTCGGCGCGATGAGCGTATGA
- a CDS encoding Gins 23 protein — MFTGRALIAVKVLKPFSDWNQGDIVLIEDWKARELWEAGVVEIVDETDKVIGEIDKAIAGERESEPLTALPAGLYERAEFYLYYLENYVRLNPGESVETINVKLTKLANLKKKLRDLKMIRFNKILKAVMLRPNSLELLSRLSPEERRLYLQMSKIRNEWLGDA, encoded by the coding sequence ATGTTCACCGGCAGGGCGCTCATCGCTGTGAAGGTGTTAAAGCCCTTCTCGGACTGGAATCAGGGCGACATCGTCTTAATCGAGGACTGGAAGGCGAGGGAACTTTGGGAGGCCGGGGTAGTTGAGATTGTGGACGAGACCGACAAGGTAATCGGCGAGATAGACAAGGCCATAGCCGGGGAGCGTGAGAGTGAGCCGTTAACGGCACTCCCGGCCGGGCTCTATGAGAGGGCCGAGTTCTACCTGTATTACCTGGAAAACTACGTCAGGCTGAACCCGGGCGAGAGCGTCGAGACGATAAACGTCAAGCTGACTAAGCTTGCCAACCTCAAGAAGAAGCTCCGCGATTTGAAGATGATACGCTTCAACAAAATCCTCAAAGCGGTCATGCTGAGGCCCAACAGCCTCGAACTGCTCTCGCGCCTCTCGCCGGAGGAAAGACGGCTCTACCTCCAGATGTCCAAGATAAGGAACGAGTGGCTCGGTGATGCCTGA
- a CDS encoding LAGLIDADG family homing endonuclease, producing MDREEMISRFAKFLREYVDDDGNEVYINRLKDLLTVTPKRSLAIDWAHLNSFDPELAEELLNNPEEAIASCEDAIQIILREPPLLVERDLKVHARFYNLPHTILVKELGSEHINRLIQVEGIITRVSEVKPFVQRAIFVCKDCGNEMIRLQRPYENLVKPAKCDACGSRNVELDVEKSRFINFQSFRLQDRPESLKGGQMPRFVDAILLDDLVDTALPGDRVLVTGILRVILEQRDKRPIFKKVLEVNHIEQLSKEIEELEISPEDEQKIRELAKRKDIVDAIVDSIAPAIWGHRVVKKGIALALFGGVQRVLPDGTKLRGESHVLLVGDPGVAKSQLLRYVANLAPRAIYTSGKSSSAAGLTAAAVRDEFTGSWVLEAGVLVLADGGFALIDEFDKMSDRDRSAIHEALEQQSYHHDFELLLADGRKVKIGELVDSLIEANRDKVILGKDTEILPVDDIELLAYDLERKEIVKVKADRVSRHKAPDKFIRLRFSNGREITVTPEHPIMVWEDGEIREKPAENVKPDDLVLAVRRYLSPEENRLDETTAKLLGFLLSEGFSYANPGNGYYEVGFTNTDEKLVEEFKGLLEELGVKYGVQIRERPGEKRLYTVRVISKDFYTKLLSEFPEAFPEKGDERPARRKRVPARVLGADETARRAFLNAFFKGDGFVDKYRVGFTTSSRGMVEDLQDLLLSLGIYSYIFEEKRGETTYYKVIVSGTADMERFAEIVRDDPRIGKIEKLIEVSRRKRNYRDIVPTEVLESLREVLNVLHVNDGGLTNNITARQNANRERVMDYLVKAEERIAELKSSLERGDVEALRAFVTVKELSEKLGTPYSTTLYRLRRGHKETTNALLEIARERLEEAEEKLNDITELVEGNLRFLRVTKVEEIPNDRWEWVYDVTVEPYHLFVSHGLVLHNTISISKAGITATLNARTTVIAAANPKFGRFNRHKSLPEQLDLPPTLLSRFDLIFLLLDEPDEKVDASIAEHILKVRRGEAEVVTPKIPYDLLKKYIAYARKNVHPVLSREAMEEIKRYYVKMRKGLKRGDEEGVQPIPITARQLEALIRLSEAHARMRLSETVTREDARAAIELIEAMMRTIAVDEEGNIDVSILEIGKSSKKLNKIEKLVDIIKNLEGEGDYGAPAEKVIEAAKQAGVGSKREVEKLIEELKADGRIYEPRAGFYRVL from the coding sequence ATGGACAGGGAGGAGATGATTTCGCGCTTCGCAAAATTCCTCCGCGAGTACGTTGACGACGACGGCAACGAGGTCTACATCAACCGCCTCAAGGACCTCCTTACGGTAACGCCGAAGCGCTCCTTGGCCATAGACTGGGCGCACCTCAACTCCTTCGACCCCGAGCTGGCTGAGGAGCTCCTCAACAACCCAGAAGAGGCGATAGCGAGCTGTGAGGACGCGATTCAGATTATCCTCCGCGAGCCCCCGCTCCTCGTCGAGAGGGATTTGAAGGTTCACGCGCGCTTTTACAACCTGCCCCACACGATACTCGTCAAGGAACTGGGGAGCGAGCACATAAACAGGCTTATTCAGGTCGAGGGAATCATCACGCGCGTCAGTGAGGTCAAACCCTTCGTCCAGAGAGCCATCTTCGTCTGCAAGGACTGCGGAAACGAGATGATTCGCCTTCAGAGGCCCTACGAGAATCTCGTTAAACCTGCCAAGTGCGACGCCTGTGGCTCAAGAAACGTCGAGCTCGACGTCGAGAAGAGCCGGTTCATCAACTTCCAGAGCTTCCGTCTTCAGGACAGACCCGAGAGCCTCAAAGGTGGCCAGATGCCCCGCTTCGTTGATGCCATACTTCTCGATGACCTCGTCGATACCGCTCTGCCCGGCGACCGTGTTCTCGTGACCGGAATCCTGCGCGTTATCCTCGAGCAGAGGGACAAGAGGCCGATTTTCAAGAAAGTCCTTGAGGTCAACCACATCGAACAGCTCAGCAAGGAGATTGAGGAACTTGAGATTTCGCCGGAGGACGAGCAGAAGATTCGCGAGCTGGCGAAGAGGAAGGATATCGTTGACGCGATAGTGGACTCGATAGCTCCGGCCATCTGGGGCCACAGGGTTGTCAAGAAGGGAATCGCTTTGGCGCTCTTCGGCGGTGTGCAGAGGGTTCTCCCGGACGGAACGAAGCTGAGGGGAGAGAGCCACGTTCTGCTGGTTGGTGACCCTGGAGTGGCGAAGAGTCAGCTCCTCCGCTACGTGGCCAATTTGGCTCCGAGAGCAATCTACACGAGCGGTAAGAGCAGTTCGGCGGCCGGTTTGACCGCTGCAGCCGTGCGCGACGAGTTCACGGGCTCGTGGGTTCTGGAAGCGGGTGTTCTCGTCTTAGCGGATGGCGGGTTCGCACTAATCGACGAGTTCGACAAGATGAGTGACCGTGACAGGAGCGCGATTCACGAGGCGCTGGAACAGCAGAGCTACCACCACGACTTCGAGCTTCTCCTCGCTGACGGCAGGAAGGTTAAGATTGGGGAGCTGGTGGATTCCCTCATCGAGGCCAACCGCGATAAGGTGATACTCGGTAAGGACACCGAGATACTGCCCGTTGATGACATAGAGCTCCTCGCGTACGACCTCGAGCGGAAGGAAATCGTAAAGGTTAAAGCGGACCGCGTGAGCAGGCACAAAGCACCTGACAAGTTCATACGGCTGAGGTTCTCGAACGGCAGGGAGATAACCGTAACCCCAGAGCACCCGATTATGGTGTGGGAGGACGGCGAAATAAGGGAGAAGCCAGCGGAGAATGTGAAACCCGACGACCTCGTCCTCGCGGTCAGGCGCTACCTTTCCCCCGAAGAGAACCGTCTTGATGAGACCACTGCCAAACTCCTTGGCTTCCTCCTGTCGGAAGGCTTCAGCTACGCTAACCCCGGCAACGGCTACTATGAGGTAGGCTTCACGAACACTGATGAGAAGCTCGTTGAGGAGTTCAAGGGACTCCTTGAGGAGCTCGGCGTTAAGTACGGCGTTCAGATTCGCGAGAGGCCTGGCGAGAAGAGGCTCTACACGGTCCGCGTCATCTCCAAGGACTTCTACACCAAGCTTCTAAGCGAGTTCCCGGAGGCGTTTCCCGAGAAGGGTGACGAAAGACCTGCTCGCCGGAAGAGGGTTCCTGCCAGGGTTCTCGGCGCCGACGAAACCGCGAGAAGGGCCTTCCTCAACGCGTTCTTCAAGGGAGACGGCTTCGTGGACAAGTACCGCGTTGGATTCACAACGTCGTCGAGGGGCATGGTGGAAGACCTCCAGGACCTACTGCTGAGCCTTGGGATATACTCCTACATCTTCGAGGAGAAGCGGGGGGAGACGACCTACTACAAGGTCATCGTGAGCGGTACGGCCGACATGGAGCGCTTCGCTGAAATTGTCCGGGATGACCCGCGGATAGGGAAGATAGAGAAGCTTATCGAGGTCTCCAGGAGAAAGCGCAACTACCGCGACATCGTTCCGACCGAGGTTCTCGAATCCCTGAGGGAGGTTTTAAACGTCCTTCACGTGAACGACGGCGGTCTTACCAACAACATAACCGCCCGCCAGAACGCCAACAGAGAGCGCGTAATGGACTACCTTGTGAAGGCAGAAGAGAGAATCGCTGAACTTAAGAGCTCCCTTGAGAGGGGGGACGTTGAGGCGCTGAGGGCCTTCGTTACTGTTAAAGAGCTATCGGAGAAGCTGGGTACTCCCTATTCGACGACCCTTTACAGGCTCAGGAGAGGACATAAAGAGACAACAAACGCTCTTCTCGAAATTGCGAGGGAAAGGCTTGAGGAGGCCGAGGAAAAGCTCAACGACATAACGGAACTTGTCGAGGGCAATCTCCGCTTCCTCAGGGTTACGAAGGTCGAAGAAATCCCCAACGACCGCTGGGAGTGGGTCTACGATGTAACCGTTGAGCCGTACCACCTCTTCGTCTCCCACGGGCTGGTTCTCCACAACACGATAAGCATCTCCAAGGCCGGCATTACAGCCACCCTCAACGCAAGGACGACCGTTATAGCCGCTGCCAACCCGAAGTTCGGTCGCTTTAACAGGCACAAGTCCCTCCCCGAACAGCTCGACCTCCCGCCGACCCTGCTGAGCCGTTTTGACCTTATATTCCTCCTCCTCGACGAGCCGGACGAGAAGGTTGACGCGAGCATCGCTGAGCACATCCTCAAGGTTCGCAGGGGAGAGGCGGAGGTCGTTACGCCGAAGATACCCTACGACCTCCTCAAGAAGTACATAGCCTACGCGAGGAAGAACGTCCACCCGGTCCTGAGCAGGGAAGCCATGGAGGAAATCAAGCGCTACTACGTCAAGATGAGGAAGGGCCTGAAGAGGGGCGACGAGGAAGGCGTCCAGCCGATTCCGATAACCGCGAGACAGCTTGAGGCCCTCATACGTCTCAGCGAGGCCCACGCGAGGATGAGGCTGAGCGAGACGGTAACGCGCGAAGATGCTAGAGCGGCGATAGAGCTCATCGAGGCCATGATGAGGACGATAGCAGTTGACGAGGAGGGCAACATAGACGTCTCGATACTGGAGATAGGTAAAAGCTCCAAGAAGCTCAACAAGATAGAGAAGCTGGTCGATATAATCAAGAACCTCGAAGGTGAAGGCGACTACGGAGCGCCGGCAGAGAAGGTAATCGAGGCCGCGAAGCAGGCCGGGGTCGGCAGTAAGCGCGAGGTTGAGAAGCTCATCGAGGAGCTCAAGGCAGACGGCAGAATCTACGAGCCGAGGGCGGGCTTTTACAGGGTGCTCTAA
- a CDS encoding translation initiation factor IF-2 subunit beta gives MSESIDFYDFEKLLDKAYEELPENVKSHKSRFEVPPAVVTIAGNRTIIENFVDIAEAMNRDPNHLLKFILREVATAGTLEGRRVILQGRFTPYLIANKMKKYLKEYVICPVCGSPDTKIIKRGRFHFLKCEACGAETPIQHL, from the coding sequence ATGAGCGAGAGCATTGACTTTTACGACTTCGAGAAGCTCCTCGATAAGGCTTACGAGGAGTTGCCCGAGAACGTGAAGTCCCACAAGTCCCGTTTCGAGGTCCCGCCGGCGGTCGTCACAATAGCCGGTAACAGGACGATAATCGAGAACTTCGTTGACATAGCGGAAGCGATGAACCGCGACCCGAACCATCTCCTGAAGTTCATCCTGCGCGAGGTCGCAACCGCTGGAACGCTCGAGGGCAGGCGCGTAATCCTGCAGGGACGCTTCACTCCGTACCTGATAGCCAACAAGATGAAGAAGTACCTCAAGGAGTACGTCATCTGTCCGGTCTGTGGAAGCCCAGATACCAAGATTATCAAGCGCGGACGCTTCCACTTCCTCAAGTGTGAGGCCTGTGGTGCCGAAACGCCAATCCAGCACCTCTGA
- a CDS encoding carboxyl transferase domain-containing protein translates to MGMEEKLNELYERREKILAMGGEKAVEKQHAKGKLTARERIEKLLDPGSFVEIGMFVKHRGTEFGLDKKELPADGVVTGYGTIDGRLVFVYAQDFTVMGGSLGEMHAMKIKRVMELALEAGAPVIGLNDSGGARIQEGVDALKGYGEIFKMNTILSGVVPQITAIMGPCAGGAVYSPAIGDFILMVDNPASFMFITGPQVVKAVTGVEVTPVQLGGAMVHAQRAGQAHLIGKSDEEVLALIRRLVGYLPSNNMEKPPKVKTSDLPFRKSERLYEIVPDDPNKPYDVREVIYEIVDRDENGNPDFLEILPYFAPNAVVGFGRMNGQTVGIVANNPKYFAGVLDIDSSDKIARFVRTCDAFNIPIVTLVDVPGYLPGVDQESRGIIRHGAKVLYAYAEATVPMVTVILRKAYGGAYLAMGSKHLGADFVFAWPTAEIAVMGPEGAANIIFRKEIAQAENPEEVRQQKIAEYREKFANPYVAAARGYIDDVIDPAETRAKVIMALEALESKRVKLPPKKHGNIPL, encoded by the coding sequence ATGGGCATGGAGGAGAAGCTCAACGAGCTTTACGAGAGGAGGGAAAAGATTCTCGCCATGGGCGGGGAGAAGGCCGTCGAGAAACAGCACGCCAAGGGCAAGCTCACCGCCCGCGAGAGGATTGAGAAGCTCCTTGACCCCGGAAGCTTCGTGGAAATCGGCATGTTCGTCAAGCACAGGGGAACTGAGTTCGGCCTCGACAAGAAGGAACTGCCCGCGGACGGCGTCGTTACTGGCTACGGAACCATCGATGGCAGGCTCGTTTTCGTCTACGCGCAGGACTTCACCGTCATGGGCGGTTCGCTCGGCGAGATGCACGCGATGAAGATAAAGCGCGTCATGGAGCTGGCTTTGGAGGCTGGAGCCCCTGTCATAGGCCTCAACGACTCAGGAGGAGCGAGGATTCAGGAGGGCGTTGACGCGCTCAAGGGCTACGGCGAGATTTTCAAGATGAACACGATTCTCAGCGGTGTCGTCCCGCAGATTACCGCGATAATGGGTCCCTGTGCCGGCGGAGCCGTTTACAGCCCCGCTATCGGAGACTTCATTCTCATGGTGGACAACCCCGCGAGCTTCATGTTCATCACCGGCCCGCAGGTCGTCAAAGCCGTTACCGGCGTTGAGGTTACTCCAGTTCAGCTTGGCGGAGCGATGGTTCACGCGCAGAGGGCCGGTCAGGCCCATCTCATAGGCAAGAGCGACGAGGAAGTCTTGGCTTTAATAAGGCGCCTAGTGGGCTACCTGCCGTCCAACAACATGGAGAAGCCTCCAAAAGTCAAGACGAGCGATTTACCCTTCAGGAAGAGCGAGAGGCTCTATGAAATTGTCCCGGACGACCCGAACAAGCCCTACGACGTCAGGGAGGTCATCTACGAGATAGTTGACCGCGACGAGAACGGTAACCCAGATTTCCTTGAAATCCTTCCGTACTTCGCCCCGAACGCCGTGGTTGGCTTCGGAAGGATGAACGGCCAGACCGTCGGTATAGTCGCCAACAACCCCAAGTACTTCGCTGGAGTTCTCGACATAGACAGCTCGGACAAGATTGCCAGGTTTGTTAGAACCTGCGACGCCTTCAACATACCGATAGTCACGCTCGTGGACGTCCCCGGTTACCTGCCGGGCGTTGACCAAGAAAGCCGGGGAATAATCAGGCACGGCGCGAAGGTCCTCTACGCCTACGCCGAGGCGACGGTCCCGATGGTGACCGTTATCCTCAGAAAGGCCTACGGTGGGGCTTACCTCGCGATGGGAAGCAAGCACCTTGGAGCCGACTTCGTCTTTGCCTGGCCAACTGCAGAGATAGCGGTCATGGGTCCGGAGGGAGCGGCGAACATCATATTCCGCAAGGAAATCGCCCAGGCTGAGAACCCGGAGGAGGTCAGACAGCAGAAGATAGCCGAGTACCGCGAGAAGTTTGCCAACCCGTACGTAGCAGCGGCTAGAGGCTACATAGACGACGTCATCGACCCGGCGGAGACGAGGGCGAAGGTGATTATGGCGCTCGAGGCCCTTGAGAGCAAGCGCGTCAAGCTCCCGCCGAAAAAGCACGGCAACATACCGCTGTGA
- a CDS encoding OadG family protein, with protein sequence MSQLAEGGWITVIGITVVFAILTILAIILYAIGAFERGMTGRAKKAEEKAVEEREGVETPEVAEKTEEIPPRDLAIITASILAYLAKKAEVARPLPFKRKVSDAWRLYGLQSGMNEVENFNYEMRKW encoded by the coding sequence ATGAGCCAGCTCGCCGAAGGCGGATGGATTACCGTCATAGGAATCACCGTTGTCTTCGCCATACTCACCATTTTGGCCATCATCCTCTACGCCATAGGCGCCTTCGAGCGCGGGATGACCGGAAGGGCCAAGAAGGCCGAGGAGAAGGCCGTCGAGGAGAGGGAAGGGGTTGAGACCCCAGAGGTTGCCGAGAAAACTGAAGAAATTCCTCCAAGAGATTTGGCAATCATAACTGCCTCAATTCTTGCCTACCTCGCGAAGAAGGCCGAGGTCGCCAGGCCGTTGCCCTTCAAGAGGAAGGTTTCCGACGCCTGGCGCCTCTACGGTTTACAGAGCGGTATGAATGAGGTTGAGAACTTCAACTACGAGATGAGGAAGTGGTGA
- a CDS encoding acetyl-CoA carboxylase biotin carboxyl carrier protein subunit, translated as MKVKVIIDGREYEVEVEELAGGKFRVSFEGKSYEVKAEGLGIALPSVPETASTPVPAPAPASVSAPAPVSAPAPSPAPASASPNTVTAPMPGKILRVLVSEGQEVKTGQGLVVLEAMKMENEIPAPKDGVVKKLYVKEGDTVNTGDPLVELG; from the coding sequence ATGAAGGTTAAGGTCATCATCGATGGAAGGGAGTACGAGGTTGAGGTTGAAGAGCTCGCCGGCGGGAAGTTCAGGGTCAGCTTCGAGGGCAAGAGCTACGAGGTCAAGGCCGAAGGCCTTGGAATAGCGCTCCCAAGCGTTCCCGAAACTGCCAGCACTCCGGTTCCTGCTCCAGCTCCCGCATCAGTTTCTGCTCCTGCTCCGGTTAGTGCTCCGGCTCCTTCGCCGGCTCCTGCGAGTGCTTCGCCCAACACTGTCACTGCCCCAATGCCCGGAAAAATCCTGAGGGTCCTCGTGAGCGAGGGGCAGGAGGTTAAGACTGGTCAGGGGTTGGTCGTGCTTGAGGCCATGAAGATGGAGAATGAGATTCCGGCTCCGAAAGACGGCGTTGTGAAAAAACTCTACGTGAAGGAAGGCGACACCGTAAACACCGGCGACCCACTGGTTGAGCTCGGGTGA